The bacterium genome includes a window with the following:
- a CDS encoding class I SAM-dependent methyltransferase translates to MAFKDHFSKQAEDYARYRPRYPDELFAFLAGLVPEHDSAWDCGTGSGQAALALARHFARVIATDPSIRQIAQAQPHARVTYLVSAAEHAALASRAVNMITVAQALHWFRFEAFYDEVRRTLKPGGALAVWSYDLLRIAPAIDALLDDFNLNVVGSFWPAERQWIGARFAELPLPFAELTAPAFEMAAHWRLHDLLGYVRTWSATQRFIAARGFDPVPQLGGGLAPLWGNPEQARHVRWPLHVRLARLS, encoded by the coding sequence ATGGCGTTCAAAGATCATTTTTCCAAACAAGCAGAAGATTATGCCAGGTATCGCCCGCGCTACCCGGACGAGCTGTTTGCCTTTCTCGCCGGCCTGGTGCCGGAGCATGACAGTGCCTGGGATTGCGGCACCGGCAGCGGCCAGGCCGCGCTGGCACTCGCCCGGCATTTTGCCCGCGTCATTGCCACCGATCCCAGCATCAGGCAAATTGCGCAGGCGCAGCCGCATGCGCGTGTGACCTACCTGGTGTCGGCGGCGGAGCACGCCGCCCTTGCCTCGCGAGCGGTGAACATGATCACCGTCGCGCAGGCGCTGCATTGGTTTCGTTTCGAAGCATTTTATGACGAAGTGCGGCGCACGCTCAAGCCCGGCGGCGCCCTGGCAGTGTGGAGCTATGATCTGCTCCGCATTGCGCCGGCGATCGACGCGCTGCTCGATGATTTCAATCTGAATGTCGTCGGCTCCTTCTGGCCGGCAGAGCGCCAATGGATCGGCGCCCGGTTTGCCGAATTGCCCCTGCCCTTCGCTGAGCTCACCGCACCCGCGTTCGAAATGGCGGCGCACTGGCGCCTGCATGATTTGCTCGGCTATGTCCGTACCTGGTCAGCAACTCAGCGGTTCATCGCGGCGCGCGGCTTTGATCCCGTGCCGCAATTGGGTGGAGGGCTTGCGCCGCTTTGGGGCAACCCCGAACAGGCCAGGCACGTGCGCTGGCCTCTGCACGTGCGCCTCGCGCGCTTGAGTTAG
- a CDS encoding DUF1801 domain-containing protein, producing the protein MAELKTKVNKQSVTKFLNSITDKQRRQECLTVLEMMKRATKAEPEMWGSSIVGFGRYHYVYASGREGDWFLTGFSPRKQNLTLYIMGGLTPHQALLQKLGKHKTGKGCLYVNKLEDIDLPTLRKLIVEGTKLARKLDRAHKTRKK; encoded by the coding sequence ATGGCCGAACTCAAAACAAAAGTAAACAAACAAAGTGTCACCAAATTCCTCAACAGCATCACGGATAAACAGCGCCGGCAGGAATGTCTCACGGTGCTGGAGATGATGAAGAGGGCCACCAAGGCTGAGCCGGAGATGTGGGGCAGCAGCATCGTCGGCTTCGGCCGCTATCACTACGTCTATGCCAGCGGGCGCGAAGGCGATTGGTTCCTCACCGGGTTTTCGCCGCGCAAGCAGAATTTGACGCTCTACATCATGGGCGGGCTTACGCCGCACCAGGCGCTGCTGCAAAAGCTGGGAAAGCACAAAACCGGCAAAGGCTGTTTGTACGTTAATAAACTGGAAGACATTGATCTGCCGACGCTGCGCAAGTTGATCGTGGAAGGCACCAAGCTTGCGCGCAAACTCGATCGTGCACACAAAACGCGGAAAAAATAA
- a CDS encoding type II toxin-antitoxin system HicB family antitoxin, with translation MKLTAVHQKVPKGSIGFVEELPGANTQGETLEETRSNLQESIVMVLDANRTLAEESLQGQQVIRESLTE, from the coding sequence ATGAAACTGACTGCTGTTCATCAAAAAGTACCTAAAGGCTCCATCGGATTTGTTGAAGAATTACCTGGCGCGAATACGCAAGGTGAGACATTAGAGGAAACAAGAAGCAATCTGCAAGAATCCATTGTCATGGTATTGGACGCCAATCGTACGCTTGCGGAGGAATCTTTGCAGGGCCAGCAAGTCATTCGTGAGTCATTAACCGAATAG
- a CDS encoding type II toxin-antitoxin system RelE/ParE family toxin: MLQQIREIIEEFDQATNSGAINNLKQLKGGESYYRIRIGDYRIGLKLENERVVFVRFPHRKGIYRYFP, from the coding sequence TTGCTGCAGCAGATAAGGGAGATTATCGAAGAATTTGATCAAGCGACGAATAGCGGGGCAATCAACAATCTCAAACAGCTTAAAGGCGGAGAAAGCTACTATCGTATCAGAATTGGGGATTATCGGATTGGATTGAAACTAGAAAACGAGCGTGTTGTGTTCGTTCGGTTTCCGCATCGAAAGGGAATCTACAGATACTTTCCGTAA
- a CDS encoding class I tRNA ligase family protein, translated as MPAQDATQSFDEKRRALARSVRQWSVTDLHRQLEQAGISRACVLFENGEFTLSHPQILAPVQAFFELSQDFSNHEGVFIGREDGIPTLFFAFVHDTRRGLAQGGLRFWRYDSVAEVLMDGLRLAQGMTRKNALAGLWWGGGKGIIPLPPNLKMPDERPPGPERRRLFEAYGRFVASLGGIYYTAEDVGTKTADMDAILSQNRFTTCISTALGGSGNPSPFTAQGVLRGMQAAWRFITGSDELRGVRVAVQGAGNVGRPLIEMLDDLGAAVWIADVNEQAIQSLKAKRPRLHVVGPEEIFDLVADILAPCARGGVINAHTIPRLKVRLVCGAANNILLEERYDPERLWRRGITFVPDYVCNRMGITNCCDEWHGYLQDDIRVAAERVYPDTLRVLRHARNLFIPPTQAANELADVAASELHPILGHRGRRIVDHLLASNWSGAGRMRAHDATRPIFDPPLDEPALRLAWDKQGRFRGEHGSLAAAPISAVSSPNLASFTSPLLLDVRARARELLTNQRPRRVLGTDHGGLALQLAIENSLPYEREEVGRPEFTAICRDFFNRNDAAIREQMQQLGIGFDQAGWLNPMAEAGRRAVERLFFSLKDAGLLVREKRWAYQCPRCKTVLVASEVSRAKLKVDHHYSIRFRTKTGALETKTHFPELVLGAVAVAVKAAGPFGHFAGQTASHPVSGVALPILAVQELAADAVFLVPAHHRSDEQIARQAHLEEAIVVFDEKGAVSVPGYEPLSPTEARRKVLEHIGADATQIPGHEAIDAHRCQRCESVVYQRNSAQLFVRVEAGAGHLRRGIETGAVRFSHPRWQERVLAHLAGLEPWCISRQHWWGNEIPENPQEVLSTWFSLAAWSLQGAGWPAQPVPAAIEEVFVDPDLLLRWVVPSQIVAYLITGRPVFQHIQVHGSLQISERALLPQPGAAEDLADEERFHFRMVRRPMRHSLGNVVQPSTLIRRFGADALRLGYLLCVESGFQEVASASESKLRRGRKAVHLLLAKLAGLHNLLGEAKPGGEARPADRWLIAQTVAAADAVHNAYEAQHYAAAAVVLIEMIEAFGRYANVVAARKQAGSNPGVPHATVAAVIARLATAFSPICPFLFEKVAAWTADRFADAGPAPAAEPWMDDLVRQIAQRRNDIDLLQTPLPKLADRDREEIMKLTRSFLR; from the coding sequence GTGCCAGCCCAAGACGCCACGCAATCGTTTGACGAAAAACGCCGCGCCCTGGCGCGCTCGGTGCGCCAGTGGAGCGTGACGGACCTTCATCGTCAGTTGGAGCAGGCCGGCATCTCTCGCGCCTGCGTCTTGTTCGAGAATGGTGAATTCACGCTCTCGCATCCGCAAATTTTGGCGCCGGTGCAGGCGTTCTTTGAGCTGTCCCAGGATTTCAGCAATCATGAAGGGGTTTTCATCGGCCGGGAAGACGGCATTCCCACATTGTTCTTCGCGTTCGTGCACGACACCCGCCGCGGCCTGGCACAGGGCGGACTGCGCTTCTGGCGCTACGACAGCGTCGCGGAAGTCCTGATGGACGGCTTGCGCCTGGCACAGGGCATGACCCGCAAGAATGCGCTCGCCGGTCTGTGGTGGGGCGGCGGCAAGGGCATCATTCCGCTGCCGCCCAATCTCAAAATGCCGGATGAACGGCCGCCCGGGCCTGAGCGCCGCCGGTTGTTCGAGGCTTACGGCCGCTTCGTTGCCAGCCTGGGAGGCATTTACTACACCGCGGAAGACGTCGGCACCAAAACCGCGGACATGGACGCTATTCTCAGCCAGAATCGCTTTACCACCTGCATTTCAACTGCGCTCGGCGGCAGCGGCAATCCCTCGCCGTTCACGGCGCAGGGCGTGTTGCGCGGCATGCAGGCCGCGTGGCGCTTCATCACCGGTTCGGATGAGCTGCGTGGTGTGCGGGTGGCAGTGCAAGGCGCCGGCAACGTCGGCCGGCCGCTGATCGAAATGCTGGATGATTTGGGCGCGGCCGTGTGGATTGCTGACGTGAATGAGCAAGCCATTCAGTCACTCAAGGCCAAGCGGCCACGGCTGCATGTGGTTGGGCCGGAGGAGATTTTCGATCTCGTGGCGGATATCCTCGCCCCCTGCGCGCGCGGCGGGGTGATCAATGCCCATACCATTCCGCGGCTGAAAGTGCGATTGGTGTGCGGCGCGGCCAACAATATCTTGTTGGAAGAGCGCTACGATCCCGAACGGCTCTGGCGGCGCGGCATCACTTTCGTGCCGGATTACGTCTGCAACCGCATGGGCATCACCAATTGCTGCGATGAGTGGCACGGCTATCTGCAGGACGACATCCGCGTTGCCGCCGAGCGCGTTTATCCCGATACGCTGCGCGTGCTGCGGCATGCCCGCAATTTGTTCATTCCGCCCACGCAAGCGGCGAATGAACTCGCCGATGTCGCCGCCAGCGAGTTGCATCCCATTCTCGGGCATCGCGGCCGCCGCATCGTCGATCATTTGCTGGCTTCGAATTGGAGCGGCGCCGGGCGGATGCGCGCGCACGACGCCACTCGCCCGATTTTCGATCCGCCGCTCGATGAGCCGGCGCTGCGGCTGGCGTGGGACAAACAGGGCCGTTTTCGCGGGGAGCATGGCAGTCTCGCCGCCGCGCCGATCTCCGCAGTTTCCAGTCCGAATTTGGCCTCGTTCACTTCGCCCCTGCTGCTCGATGTGCGCGCCCGCGCCCGCGAGTTGCTCACCAATCAGCGGCCGCGGCGCGTGCTGGGCACGGACCACGGCGGATTGGCGCTGCAGCTCGCGATCGAGAACTCGCTGCCCTACGAGCGCGAGGAAGTGGGCCGGCCGGAATTCACCGCGATTTGCCGCGATTTTTTCAATCGCAATGATGCTGCGATTCGCGAACAAATGCAGCAGCTCGGCATTGGCTTCGATCAGGCCGGCTGGCTCAATCCCATGGCCGAGGCGGGCCGGCGCGCAGTCGAGCGCTTGTTCTTTAGCCTCAAAGATGCCGGCTTGCTCGTGCGCGAGAAGCGCTGGGCTTACCAGTGCCCGCGCTGCAAAACCGTGCTGGTGGCCTCGGAGGTCAGCCGCGCCAAGCTCAAAGTCGACCATCATTACAGCATTCGCTTTCGCACCAAAACCGGCGCACTCGAGACCAAGACGCATTTTCCCGAGCTGGTGCTGGGCGCGGTGGCGGTGGCGGTGAAGGCGGCCGGCCCCTTCGGCCATTTTGCCGGACAAACGGCCTCGCATCCGGTGAGCGGCGTGGCGTTGCCCATTCTGGCGGTGCAAGAGCTTGCCGCCGATGCGGTCTTTTTGGTGCCGGCCCACCATCGCAGCGATGAGCAGATCGCGCGCCAGGCGCACCTGGAAGAGGCCATCGTGGTGTTTGATGAGAAGGGTGCGGTGAGCGTGCCGGGCTATGAGCCTCTCTCGCCGACGGAAGCGCGGCGCAAGGTGCTGGAACACATCGGCGCGGATGCAACTCAGATCCCCGGCCATGAGGCGATTGATGCGCATCGCTGCCAGCGTTGCGAATCGGTGGTGTATCAACGCAATTCCGCGCAGTTGTTCGTGCGCGTGGAAGCCGGAGCCGGCCACTTGCGCCGCGGCATCGAGACCGGCGCGGTGCGGTTTTCGCATCCGCGCTGGCAGGAGCGCGTGCTCGCTCACCTTGCCGGATTGGAGCCGTGGTGCATTTCCCGGCAGCATTGGTGGGGCAACGAGATTCCTGAAAACCCGCAGGAAGTCTTGTCCACCTGGTTTTCGCTGGCGGCCTGGTCGCTGCAAGGCGCCGGTTGGCCGGCCCAGCCCGTGCCGGCGGCCATCGAGGAAGTTTTCGTTGATCCGGATTTGTTGCTGCGCTGGGTGGTGCCTTCGCAGATCGTCGCCTATCTGATCACCGGCCGGCCGGTGTTTCAGCACATTCAAGTGCACGGCAGTCTGCAAATTTCCGAACGCGCATTGTTGCCGCAGCCCGGCGCCGCCGAAGATCTGGCCGATGAAGAGCGGTTTCACTTTCGCATGGTACGCCGGCCCATGCGCCACAGCCTGGGCAATGTGGTGCAGCCCAGCACGCTGATCCGCCGGTTCGGCGCCGATGCTCTGCGTCTGGGCTACTTGCTGTGCGTGGAAAGTGGTTTTCAGGAAGTGGCCTCCGCTTCAGAAAGCAAGCTGCGCCGTGGCCGCAAGGCGGTGCATTTGCTGCTGGCCAAGCTGGCGGGCTTGCACAACCTGCTTGGCGAGGCGAAGCCGGGCGGCGAAGCGCGGCCGGCTGACCGCTGGCTGATCGCGCAGACGGTGGCCGCGGCAGACGCCGTGCACAATGCTTATGAGGCGCAGCACTACGCCGCAGCCGCCGTGGTTCTGATCGAGATGATCGAGGCGTTTGGCCGCTATGCCAATGTCGTCGCCGCGCGCAAGCAGGCGGGCAGCAATCCCGGCGTCCCGCACGCGACCGTGGCCGCAGTCATCGCTCGCCTGGCCACGGCCTTCAGTCCGATTTGCCCGTTCTTGTTCGAGAAAGTTGCCGCGTGGACCGCGGACCGCTTTGCGGACGCGGGCCCGGCGCCGGCGGCGGAGCCGTGGATGGATGATCTCGTGCGCCAGATCGCGCAACGCCGCAACGATATCGATCTCCTGCAAACGCCGCTGCCCAAACTCGCAGATCGCGATCGTGAAGAGATCATGAAGCTAACCCGGAGTTTCTTGAGATAG
- a CDS encoding peptidoglycan recognition protein family protein has protein sequence MPTRIRSLFPAALMIGALCGCGPAIKIIDRPIPFSEERVQLTRDYLAGHYGLTVPDITITPRVIVLHWTAIADLEKSFAAFAPERLPASRPELRSAGEVNVAIHFLVGQDGSILRLMPENWMARHCIGLNYEAIGVENVGGQNGLDNLTSQQVEANIKLVRYLVQKFPTLEYLIGHHEYLEFVGHPLWRERDPNYRTEKIDPGDRFMTAVRAGVAALNLKGVAEIRQEKQLPN, from the coding sequence ATGCCAACACGAATTCGCAGCCTTTTCCCTGCCGCTCTGATGATCGGCGCCCTCTGCGGTTGCGGTCCGGCAATCAAGATCATTGACCGACCCATTCCGTTTTCGGAAGAACGCGTGCAGCTCACCCGTGATTATCTTGCCGGCCACTACGGCCTGACCGTGCCGGACATCACGATTACGCCGCGCGTGATCGTCCTGCACTGGACCGCGATCGCTGATCTCGAAAAATCATTTGCCGCGTTTGCTCCGGAGCGGCTGCCGGCTTCACGCCCCGAGTTGCGCAGCGCCGGCGAGGTGAACGTCGCCATTCATTTTCTCGTCGGTCAAGACGGCAGCATTCTCCGCCTCATGCCGGAAAACTGGATGGCGCGCCATTGCATCGGTTTGAATTATGAGGCGATCGGGGTGGAAAATGTCGGCGGTCAAAACGGCCTGGACAATCTTACCAGCCAGCAGGTGGAGGCAAACATCAAGCTGGTGCGCTACCTGGTGCAGAAATTCCCCACCCTCGAGTATCTGATTGGCCATCATGAGTATCTGGAATTCGTCGGACATCCGCTGTGGCGCGAGCGCGACCCCAATTATCGCACGGAAAAGATCGACCCCGGCGACCGTTTCATGACCGCAGTGCGCGCCGGCGTGGCCGCGCTCAACTTGAAAGGCGTCGCCGAAATTCGCCAGGAAAAACAATTACCGAACTGA
- a CDS encoding class I SAM-dependent methyltransferase: MVEKFERWFRRRFPDYRPRWEVYEAVLRSLLAPETVWIDAGCGSNALAASLGGNCRLAVGIDLIPAANAPFVQADLRHLPLASSCADLVSLRMVVEHLERIPQDLQEIERILKPEGRLLVLTTNAHSPLVLLPRLLPFKWKKWLLCKMFGVAEHEVFPTQHRFNTVRRMRRGAGTLQAVSITLLEQTSFSQLAPAMLFGLWYAFTRLPGFAAIRSNILAVFQKSLSLPSPP; the protein is encoded by the coding sequence TTGGTAGAAAAATTCGAACGCTGGTTCCGCCGCCGCTTTCCGGATTATCGCCCGCGCTGGGAGGTCTACGAGGCCGTGCTGCGCTCACTGCTGGCACCAGAAACGGTTTGGATTGATGCCGGCTGTGGCAGCAACGCGCTGGCCGCGAGCCTGGGCGGGAACTGCCGCCTGGCAGTGGGCATCGACCTCATTCCGGCTGCCAATGCACCATTTGTTCAGGCAGACCTGCGGCATTTGCCCCTGGCCTCGAGTTGCGCAGATCTCGTCTCGCTGCGCATGGTGGTCGAGCATCTCGAGCGCATTCCACAAGACTTGCAGGAAATCGAACGCATTCTCAAACCCGAGGGCAGGCTGTTGGTGCTGACAACCAATGCGCACAGCCCACTGGTGCTGCTGCCGCGCCTATTGCCATTCAAGTGGAAGAAATGGCTGCTGTGCAAAATGTTCGGCGTTGCTGAGCACGAGGTTTTCCCGACGCAGCATCGTTTCAATACTGTTCGCCGCATGCGGCGGGGCGCCGGCACTCTCCAGGCGGTTTCGATTACGCTGCTGGAACAGACTTCGTTTTCGCAGCTCGCGCCGGCAATGCTCTTTGGGCTGTGGTATGCCTTCACGCGCCTGCCGGGATTTGCGGCCATACGCAGCAATATTCTGGCAGTTTTTCAAAAATCACTTTCGCTGCCTTCGCCTCCATGA